In the genome of Scylla paramamosain isolate STU-SP2022 chromosome 49, ASM3559412v1, whole genome shotgun sequence, one region contains:
- the LOC135095566 gene encoding uncharacterized protein LOC135095566 isoform X1 — protein MLWMLSHTVFAGLPYPESDGATLQVSGPLEGPQPSTSSGVGDIQPSSAGVAGSAGASGFDNAVSSALDENIFVQIIYVTDDYMQWWPLRLGSSLSSTGNPTVDSSEHGRAGDGAAGAGAGCTKHVPGTSTIS, from the exons ATGCTGTGGATGTTGTCTCACACAGTATTTGCAGGACTGCCATATCCTGAAAGTGATGGCGCCACACTGC aagtgtCAGGGCCTCTAGAAGGACCACAGCCTTCCACCAGCAGTGGTGTTGGAGACATCCAACCCTcttctgctggtgttgctgggtCTGCAGGGGCCTCTGGATTTGACAATGCTGTGTCATCTGCACTGGATGAGAACATCTTTGTTCAAATTATCTATGTTACAGATGACTACATGCAATG GTGGCCACTCAGACTTGGAAGTTCTCTCTCAAGCACAGGAAACCCAACAGTAGATTCGTCTGAGCATGGACGAGCTGGTGATGGTGCAGCAGGAGCAGGGGCTGGCTGTACAAAACATGTCCCAGGCACTTCGACAATCAGTTGA
- the LOC135095566 gene encoding uncharacterized protein LOC135095566 isoform X2: MNHLLLLWQRSISYRTALRYPLSALLSITSLNLPRLSCLLLTAIAYHGVRRKFKDLRPMSSARLLENSVTLQALVGDLQMRQHTLLWSWSCCGCCLTQYLQDCHILKVMAPHCHHLPWDWQHQVQYSSS; this comes from the exons ATGAACCACTTACTGCTCCTTTGGCAGCGTTCCATTTCCTACCGCACTGCACTTCGCTATCCACTCTCCGCCCTGCTGAGCATCACATCTCTCAACCTGCCCAGACTCAGTTGTCTTCTCCTCACGGCAATTGCCTATCATGGAGTCCGGAGGAAATTTAAGGACCTCCGACCCATGTCAAGCGCAAGGCTGCTGGAGAACAGCGTCACACTGCAGGCACTG GTGGGGGACCTCCAGATGAGACAACATACACTGCTGTGGAGTTGGTCATGCTGTGGATGTTGTCTCACACAGTATTTGCAGGACTGCCATATCCTGAAAGTGATGGCGCCACACTGC CATCATCTTCCATGGGACTGGCAGCATCAAGTCCAATACTCATCTTCCTGA